CAGCATTTCTAAATGGATTTCTCAAGAAAGAAATCTTCATAGAACAACCTGATGGATTTAAGGTTTCTGGTGAAGAACATAAAGTCTACAAGCTCAAGAAGGCTTTGTATGGCCTAAAGCAGGCTCTAAGGGCTTGGTATGACAGGATTGATGCATACTTGTCAAGGCTGGGATTCAAGAAGAGCATCAGTGAGCCTACACTTTATGTGAATAAGGCTAAGAAAGAAACTTTGTTGATAGTCTCACTTTATGTAGATGACTTATTAGTTACTGGCTGCAGAAGTGAGTTAATTGAGGATTTTAAGAAGCAGATGCAAGATGTGTTCGAAAGGACTGATCTTGGTTTGATGACCTACTTCCTTGGTATGGAAGTAAATCAGAATGAGGATGGTATTTTCATAAGCCAGCAAGCATTTGCATTGAAAGTTCTAAGCTAATTCAGCATGTCAAAGTGCAAGTCTGCTAGCACTCCAGTTGCACTAGGAGAGAAACTGTTAAGCACCAGTGAGGATGATCGAGTGGATGAAAAGGGGTACAGGAGTTTGGTTGGTTGCCTACTCTACTTAACAGCAACAAGGCCAGATATTATGTATGCTGTTAGCCTTCTCTCGAGGTTCATGGATTGCTGCAACATAGCTCACTACAAGGCTGCTAAAAGAGTCTTAAGGTATGTCAAAGGAACCTTAGGCTATGGTGTGATGCTTGAGAGAGTTGAAGAATTGAAGCTGGTTGGTTATTCAGACAGTGCTTGGGCTGGCTCAGTTGATGATATGAAGAGCACATCAGGATACTTTTTCACTCTAGGTTCAGGAGTTTTTAGCTGGAGTTCAAAGAAACAACAGATAGTAGCTCAATCCACTACAGAAGCTGAGTATATTGCAGTTGCTACTGCTGTTAATCAAGCAATTTGGCTTAGAAAGCTGTTGGATGATTTGAATGCTAGTCAAGTAGAAGCAACAGAGATTATAGTAGACAATCAGTCAGCTGTTGCAATAGCCAAGAACCCTGTGTTCCATGGCAAAACGAAGCATTTCAAGATCAGATATCACTTTGTGAGGGAAGCAGAATTGACTAAGGAAATCAGCTTGGTCCATTGTTGTTCGAGGGATCAGCTTGCTGATATTTTGGCCAAGCCATTGGTTGCTACAAGGTTTGAGTGTTTAAGGAAGGAAATTGGAGTTTGCTGTTTCgtagccaaggaggagtgttaaaAGGTGGCAACAAACAGCATATGTAAGTTACCTGGATGAAGTACAGCAACATGCAAAACAACATAttttatccggatgaagtataTTTTTGTACCAGTTGACCTATATTTGTTCAGACAACTTTTTTGTTTTGTCTGTTTAAAGTGAGTCAAGGACTAAGCAGCTTTAGACTGTCAGCAGGTTACTATTTAACCTTTTTTGTGCAAGTTACTTTTCAGAAAATTTATTGTTCTTTCAATGTAATAGTTTAATATATGTACATTTTATCTTAAAACATTTTATGAATGAGAAGAAGTCAACTTAAGTTTTTTCTCCTTCAACCTCTGAGTTCTGCTTCtgtttttgagctttcaaacacAAAATTTGTTTGCTTTGTTTTCATTGATCATTTGGTTGAAACTTAACACATATTTTACCCGGAATTATTGCTTTGTTGCTCTAGCTTCATCAAGAGCTTCATATTTTATCCGGGTAAATTAATTCTGTTTTTCTTCCTGTgtgaaaaacccaacaaaaatgaATGGTGTTAACAGCATGGAGGCCAAGGGAGGAGTGTTGAAGATGACCATCCATGCAACTGGTTGTTTTTTGGTGTTTGCATGTAACTATCACAGTTTGCACACATGCATGCAACACATTGCATGTTGCTTAGCTTTTAGTTTCATTATTAGTTCTTTTGTTACGGTGTTTAGTTGTAAATGAACTAAGTTGGAAAATTACTTGTGTTTAGGTACTGATTTAGACAAATCAGCATGTGTACAAGTTATGTTTCACTCGTTACTAGGCAGATTAGTGGGGTTAGGTGTGTTTGGTGAAAATAAATGACTTATATTgtaatcttttcatgaatgaaaAATTGAGAGACAGCAGATAGAGCAGATCAGTTTGCAGATTAGTTGAGGCTGCAATCTTTGGCTCAATTTTTTGCTCTCATATATTTGCTTAAGTATCAAAAACATTGTAGCCACTTTGAATCGATTGTTTTGTCGATGGACTttattttgttgttgtttgaatCAATTGTTTATTGTTTGAATCGATTCAAAATTGTTTAACTCGATTTAAAACCCAACAGAATTCCACAAAAATCTTTCAACAGCTGCAGTATGCGTTTCAAAGCCAACCGATCCATCCGAATTAAGTTTTACCCACTCATCCTTCGGAGTTATCCATTGTTTACTATCATCAACAATCATTTCAACTGTCCTTTTAGCCATAGTGTTATCATACGACGGCACCCATGAAAATCAAATACGCATTAGTTCCTGCGAATCGATGTGTGTCCCTTGAAACACAACGGAATTTCGCTGCTTCCAAAGGAGCCAAGTCGATATTGAAAAAAAAGTGACCCAAATACCATCGTCAAACTAAATCTTGTCATGATTAATCAAGTTCCAGTGCATCCATTCATGTAGGGGCAGTGAGAAGAACTTAGCCTTAGACCTGGTAGGAACAGTGGCATTCTGAAACCCCTTAGCATACATACAGTCTCTCAAAATATGTAAAGTTGATTCAACCTTTGCACCACATCGAACACAACACCTATCTCTAGTTAATCCTCGTCTGCCATGCTCTTCATTGGTCAAAAGGCGACCTTTAAAGACAATCCAAATCAATTGTCGTACACGTTAAGGAGTTGAGCACTTTCAAATCAGCAATAAATCAGATCATCAACCCCCAAGACGCGCCAACATAATGGTTATAAGTTTCAGCTATAGGGAACGTACCATTCGTGGACCAATTCCAGGCTAAAGCATCTATGATATCCAAACCGCAACATATTTTGAAGATCAGTTTGAATTAGATTTAGGACATTGAATTTCCTGCTTTGAAGAGATTGAACCAGATTCGGTAGACTTGTAAGCATATTCTTAGAGCTTATTATCCTATTTTTTTCTAGGTAAAGATTGATTGTAATTGATCTACAATGTTAGCAAGTCTTGAATGTTTATAAATTGAGGAGGCTTGTACAAGTGTGGTACTGATTTAAGAGCACTTATTTCTATTTGAGTGTAAAATCAAGTGTGTTACTTGATTTTTATCTTAAGTTTAGGGGAATATAGTTAGGTGCAAAAGTGAGACTCTAATATAGTGAGTGTTAGAGTTTCTAATCACTTGTTGCATGAGGTATTAAAATAATGGTTTATCTCTTTGGACAAGGCTCAAATTGCGTAAAAATATCATTGTGTTCTTCATTGTTCTTTTTTGTTCTTCATCAGTGCCGCAGTTGACACTGCTCGTAGCATTGCTTCTGCCACTGCTCAGTTTTGCTGCAAACGTCGTTCTTAGTTTTTTTTAATTGGTATGATATCCTACCATTTAACACATCTTGTTGATTTACTGATGTTGATATATGTTTGCAATAAAAAGTTCATCAATGTCTCGTCTCCTGTGCTTAATGGTGTGGATTACACTTATTGGAAGGCTAGAATGGCGGTTTTCATCAAGTTTACAGATGAAAAAGCCTGAAAAAGTAAACAATGGCACTCTCTTGTCCTTTACTGTCATGTCTTGCTTGTGTCACATACAATCCTGGTCCTTCCAAGGTCTGAAACACAAATCtattattatatgattcttattTAATGATGGATGATAACAGTCCAATGGAATATATTTTCTTACAGTCAAGCCTACCAGCAATGATAAAATATACACAGATAGTTATAAGCTGCAATTCCATTTTTCTAGAGCAAGGATGAAGAATCAAGTTATAATATGTAGGAAATCCAGATGATTTAGAATGAGTGAGAAATGCTAAAGCATTAGACAGTCCACTAACTTGGAAGAAATTAACGTTTATAATTGTCTTTTTAATATTCATTGGTTTAATGTGGTATGTTACTAGTCAGCTCTAAAGCAAAATTATACATCATCCAATTGATTCctttaatcaactttaaaaggTAATATCTAATTACTATACTTTTAAAAGCAAGAAAGAAATGGTAATGGCAATCGTAAAacaagttttcttttcttttcttcccatCACAAGTTGGAACTACTACGCAACAAAAATGGTTGGCTTGTTCTCAGAGATGAGCTTCCAAAGCTGAATTGAAATTCAAGCATCTTTTCATTACATGCTGTAATAAGTAGCTGAAGGAGTCGGCATCCTGTTTAAGTGTCTCAAAATATTCTCAGCCATCTGCTTCATACTATCATTCCCATTATGAAAAGCACTAATCAATGAAGCAGGCAGTAGTCTATCCTGTGATATATCAGAAACTGACTTATTTCCACCTCTTGCCAAGAATTTTTCAATCATCCAAAATGATTTCTGCAATAGACCCTCTTGTTTATGCTCTTTCACTACTTTCAATACATATTGAATAGCATTGATTTCACTTAACAGGCTCACACTGGTGTCTACATCAACCTTGTCATCCAACAAAGTACAGATAGCAGCCATTGAAGCTTCAACTACTTCATCATTTTCATGGTCCAGGCATACTAACAGCCTCTCAACTGCCTTAGCATCGATCAAACAAAATGTGGTTTCTGAAGAACAAGCACCTCTATGAACTGGACATAGAACTGGCATCTTTCTGGTTTCAACTGACCTGGAAGACAATAAATTCGGTAGGCGGAAGAGTTTTTTAGACCCAGTTTTCTTTATCTGTGGTGGCCGTGATAGATTTATTGACTCTAATGAGAGATTCTCCAGTCCAATTGCTGACAACCTTTGAACTTCATCACTGGATGTTTTGATGACCAGTTCTGTAAACACTGATGTCAAGTTGTGAGTTCTTGCAAGGAACAACATTTGGGGTTCATACAATGTAGTTGTGAATCTAACAAGAATTCCAACAAGACCCTCTAAGTACACAGTTGCATGCCTGCTAGTTCTTGTTCCATTTCTTTGGATTAGAAAGATTCTCTCAAGGATTGTGGGGACGACATTGTTGTTGAGAAGAGCAAGGTTGAGTGTGAGATTCTGTTGAGGGAGTTTCGCCAGGAATCTTGCAGAAAGTGCTTGCTTCTCTGTAATGTGATTAGTTCCAGAAGGGCATTCCATTAAACCCAGAGGTTGTCCCCTGGTTTTGCAGAGCCTTTCAACTAGTGTGTTACCGACATGCGGCGCAAGCAAAATCAGTAGCTTGATTACGGCAACCCCAAGTTGTTCATGTGGGTTATTGATGAGTTCAATGAGGGTATAGCTTGCTTCAGTCTCGTTCACAACCGAAACAATTGTATCCATTGATTTGGGTGACTTTGTTAAGCATAACAGAATCCGGATGAGATTGATGTTGAGCTCTTCTGGAGTTGAGTTCTTAAGCATGTGGATAATGTTGTAAACAGCATAATCTGAGCTTAACCTACGGCCATGAGTGTTCACTTTGATGCTGTCATGTTCAACCCCAGATTCAAGAACATTTGCAAGTATTGCAGCAGCCTCTTTCTTTGAATCCATTAGTTCATCATATATCCTGCGAGTGAACATCATTTCAGCCATAATGTTGAGAATGCCAGTTTCTAAAAGGATTTTGCCATTTGGATGATGAGATGAGATTTGTGATAGAGCTTTAAATGCTGCGTTTCTGAAAATAGTGTTCCCACTTTGCACCATTTTAATAATACTTGTAGAAGCCTTCTCAGCCACGTACACTTTGCTGTCATTACTAAGTATGAGTTCCCCCAAGAAGCTTGTCATTTCCATTTGAACCTCCTCAGAACCTGTTCAGTTAACCACGTAACTGTAATCAGCATGCTTATGTTTGACTTTGAAACATGTTTGAAACTTATTATCAGAAGTTAATCATCCTTCAGCAAATCTAACTCACAGAAATGTTTAGTTTAGAACCGGTTCTTTTGCCTACAAAAGGACCCCACAATAGGTGGAGCTTTTAGATTGGAGTGTTACAAGTTATCAGCTACAACATAATGAAATTTAATTACCTTCTGTTAGATGATTTAAAAGAGGATCCAAGAATCCATTTTCAGCCATCTGCTTTATATTATCTGGAAATCTCTCTagattctttaaaatttcatctgcTTTTTCTGCAGCAAAGGAATCAACATGATGATTGAATTTAACTCTGATCAGCATCAAAATTGCTCCAGTAGCTGAGCCAATTTTTTCACCCAAAGCTTGAGATCTTGAAAGCTCAACTAAGAAAAGCAATGATGCATGCCTAATTTGCTGGTGACTACTTGACATCAACTCAATCATTGCCGATATATCCATTATATTAGCAATCATTTCCTGAAAATATATATAACTATTCATATCTCCAAGGAAAACATGGGTTTATTGCAagatcaaatatatatatgtaaatatatgcatatatatatatcatagatGCTAAGCTTAAGCTCAAAATCATGCTATAAAAATATCAGGAAAGGGGTAAGAATCAAACCTTTCCTTCATCATCTTCCTCCGTCAGTTGTCGTAATAATTCCAAAACCTCACATCTAACATCTCTATCTTTATATCCAAGTAACCTAATAAGCAATGGCAATATTCCAACATTAACTACTAGTACCTTTTTATTCCGTCTTCTCTTGCAAATACGTTGCAGATCTCTTATTGCTTCTAGTATCATACTATCCTAACAAGCCAACGATAATGCGGTACGGGCAGCTTTGATCCTTGCAACCTCAGTCCTCTCCTTCCATTCCTCTATTGTGGTCTTTAGAGCAACATTGACGCTTAAAACTCTGCTTTTTAGCTTCATCCCTGTGGTTGGACAGACTATATTGTCTTGATGACTGGAGGTTTCAAACCACTCTGTTATGACCTTCCGCTCGTACGTCACTCCATTTTCAATGGTAACTGGGTCATCCATAACCTGCTTGGTTAATGGACAGAAGAATGTGTTGTACAATGGTTCGATATAGTGAGCTACATGTGGCAATGTCACCAAAGATTTGTCCACGTTTTCATGTTGCTCTTGGCTTCTCTGATTTGTACTCTTAATGAAATCAACCGGGCATGGCATACTCAAAACTTGAGAACTCTCTGTAGGCACCAATACTTCGTCATCAACAGGGTAAAGATCTGATTCTTCCGAAAATGGCAACATTTGAGAACTTGGGATCTGCATTGCATAAGACATCTGTGATTCTATAGGTTGCTTGAATTCAAAATGAACATTCTGCAATTCATCCGAAAGAGACCAGACCGCAGTTTCCACATACTTCTGGCCCCCAAATGTTGTAGATGGTATCAAACTGTTGGAACATTGGCAGCAACAACACTCTCATACAAACttaagagaattgaaaggattaaAAACAAGCAAAAACAAAGAGGACTTGAGCTCAAGAATGACTGAATGATAATTCATTTCATTGAAAAAATAGCTTATATGAATTACAAAGTCAATGAACAATTACCTAATGACTTAACTACTCCCACTAAtgcttaacaatttcaaaatgtgaaccacatacacaagtaagctgaTATGATCAGCCATTACATCAATTACATCAAAAATCTTACTAACTTTGATTACAAGTTACAATTCAACTAAGGCAAGTTACATTTgaacaaaataaatcaaaatagacTAAGTTGGTGCTGCTCTCGGTTCTGCTCTAATGCAAGTCAGCTTGGTGAGCTGCTGGTCacatgttgcattgcaggccaatgctCATCACTCCTCCTTGGACTGTAAGCAACAAACACCAATCATCTTCCTTAAAGCTTCAAATCTGGATGTACCGAGTGGCTTGGTTAGAATGTCAGCCAATTGATCTTGTGAACTGCAATGAACAAGACTGATTTCTCCTGTCTGCTCAGCCTCTCTAACAAAATGGAACTTAATTTTAAAGTGTTTAGTCTTGCCATGGAAAACTGGATTTTTAGCTATAGCAACTGCTGATTGGTTGTCAACCATAATTTCAGTAGCTTCACTTTGTTCTTCATTCAAATCAGACAATAACTTCCTGagccaaatggcttgattcactgctgctgctgctgcaatATACTCTGCTTCAGCTGTGGATTGAGCAACAGTTTGTTGCTTCTTTGAACTCCAACAAAATGCTCCTAAGCCAAGTGTGAAAAAATAACCCGAGGTGCTTCTCATGTCATCTGCAGAGCCTGCCCAGTCACTGTCTGAATATCCCATAAGTTTAAGCTCATTTTCTTTCTTAAACATGACTCCAAGTTTCAAGGTTCCTTTAAGGTATCTAAGTACCCTTTTTGCTGCCTTAAAATGTGATGTGTCACAGCAATGCATGAACCTAGACAACAAGCTAACAGCATGCATAAGATCAGGTCTAGTAGCTGTTAAATAAAGTAAACAGCCAACTAGGCTTCTGTATTCCTTCTCATCAACTCTTTCTTGGTTCCCAAAGCTGGTCAGCTTCTCTCCTTGAGCCATTGGTGTGTTCACTGATTTGCAATTGGACATGCAGAACTTATCTAGGATCTTCAGGGCAAATGCTTGCTGACTGATAAAGATTCCTCGATCAGACTGATTCACTTCCATACCAAGGAAGTATGTCATGGCTCCTAAGTCAGTCATATCAAACATTTCCTTCATTTGAGTCTTGAAGTCATTGATCAGCTCAGTTCTGCTTCCAGTCACCAGTAGATCATCCACATAAACTGAAACAATTAGCCAAGTTTCATCTTCGGCTTTCTTCACATAAAGTGTTGGTTCACTTAGGCTTTTCTCGAACTCAAGCCTTGACAGATATTCATCAATTCTGTCATACCAGGCTCTAGGTGCCTGTTTCAGGCCATATAAGGCCTTCTTCAGTCTGTAAACCTTGTTCTCTTCTCCTGGAACTTTAAATCCATCTGGTTGCTCTATGTAGATTTCTTCTTTCAGAAAACCATTCAGAAAAGCTGACCTGACATCCAAATGGTGAATCTTCCATTGTTTCTGTGTAGCCAAGGTAAAAAGAAGCTTGATTGTGTCAAGCCTAGCCACTGGAGCAAAAGTCTCCATGAAGTCAGTGCCATACTCTTGACTATAGCCCTTCACCACTAACCTTGccttatgtttgtttaaagagccATCAGAGTTGAATTTGGCCCTAAAAACCCATTTAACACATATGATTTTCTTCTGGTCTGGCCTATCAACCAAGTCCCATGTTTCATTCTTTCTGATCATCTCAAGTTCAGCTTCCATTGCCTTTTTCCAGCTTCTGTCCCTTGCAGCTTCTTCATAGCTTGAAGGCTCAACTATGGCTACATTACACCTATGATAGATGTCAGCAATGGTTCTGGTTCCTCTCACAAGAGGATCATCGATGTCACCACTTTCTGGTTCATTTTCAGTTGGCTCTAGGCTGATATCGAGCTGATCTTCATCAAACTGACTCGTTTCAGAATCATCCCAACTCCAAAATTTTCCTTCATCAAATCTAATGTCCCTGCTCACCAAAATTTTCTTTGTTGAAGGGTCATACACCCTATAGCCCTTTTTTGTACTGCTGTAGCCAACAAATATCCCAGGGGCAGACCTTCTTTCCAGTTTAGTTCTTCTTTCAGCTGGAATGAGTGCATAGCACATGCATCCAAACACCTTCAGATGGGAAACGAATGGTTTGAGCCCATACCATGCCTCAAAGGGTGTTTTATCCTTTACAGCTCTTGTAGGAAGCTTATTCAACAGGTAAACTGAAGTGTTgactgcttctgcccaaaatttACTTGGAAGCTTGCTTTGAAACAACAGACATCTAGCCATATTCATTACTGTTCTGTTTTTTCTTTCACAAACTCCATTTTGCTATGGGGTATAAACAGTGGTGAGCTGATGATGGATCCCTGCATGCTCACAAAGCTTCTGAAACCTCTCAGACAAGTACTCAGTCCCATTGTCAGTTCTCAAAGCCTTGATTTTGCAGCTTGATTGATTCTCCACTAGTGCCTTGAATTTGCTAAAGGCCTCAAACACTTCAGATTTGTGTTTCATGAAGTAAACCCAGCAGAATCTGGTCAAATCATCAATAAACAGCACAAAATACTTGCTGTCATTCAAAGAAGGGGACTTCATTGGTCCACAAATATCAGAATGCACCAGTTCAAGCCTTTCTCGAGCTCTCCAGGCTTGGTTCACTGGGAATGGCAATTTGGCTTGTTTGCCAAACTGACAAACATCACAGACACTGTCATTTGCTTCTACTTTAGACATGTCCTCTACCAAATTCTGTTTTTGTAACAGATCAAGTGATCTAAAGTTAGCATGGCCAAATCTTCTATGCCATAAACCAGCATTATCAGCCAAGCTTGCATAAGCTTTGTTTTCAAGCTGATTAACATCTAGCATGAAACATTTATCTACCATGCCTACTGTAATTATTTCTTGACCATGACAGTCCTTAATAACACATGAGTCATTCTTGAAAACTAGGGAATACCCTTTTTTAACCAACTGACCAACACTCAACAGATTCTGATCAATATCAGGCACAAAGAGCACATCTGAAATGACTTTGTTACCTGTACAAGTGCTGACTGTAACACTGCCCCTGCCTTTGGCTTCAATCAATTCACCATTGCCAATTCTGATTTTAGAGACATGGCTTCTGTCTAGATCTTTGAACAGACTTTCATCACCTGCCATGTGGTGTGAGCAGCCACTGTCCACCAACCAATTACTTCTGACCttatttgaaaatgaaaaataagaGGCTGTGAACACATGCTCCTCCTGAGCTTGAAGCTCTTCAGTAGCTTGAGCTTGAGTCTGATGTTGTGCTGGTGCCTTTGGTTTGTTTTTACAAACTTTCTCAATATGTCCAAACTGCTTGCAGCTTCTACATTGGATGTCTGGCCTGAACCAGCAAAACCTTTCAGAATGTGTGGTCTTCTTGCAGTGGACACATGGTGGAAACTTCCTCTTGCCTGAGTCTCTCTTTAGCTTATCCCTCTTGTCAAGCCAAGGCTTCCTTCCTTTCTGGCTTGTGCTGGAGCTCTCTTTGGCCTTTGCTTGGAAGGCTCCTTCAGGATGGTCTTCCTGCCTGTTGGCCCTTCTCTGCTCCAATGCATAAAGGGAGTTCACCAACTCAGACAAAGAGATAGTTGTCAAGTCCCTTGAGTCCTCGAGTGATGAGATTTTAGACTCAAATCTCTCAGGAAGTGTGGTGATAACCTTCTCAACCACTCTGCTGTCACTGAAATCCTCACCAAGCAGCCTTATGCTGTTAACAGTGGCCATGATTCTGTCTGAGTATTGCTTAATGCTCTCAGACTCTTTCATCTTCAGGTTTTCAAAGTCCCTCCTCAAGTTGATGACTTGTTGCTGCCTAGTTTTATCCGACCCCATGAACTCCTCCTTCAGCCTTTCCCATGCTTCCTTAGGTGTGCTGCAGGCCATGATCCGAGTGAAGATTGCATCTGACACTCCATTCTGCAGGCAAGCTAAAGCTTTGTGCTTCTTGGTGCTCTCCTCAGCATGCTGCCTTATCTGAGCAATTGTGGGATTAGC
This window of the Gossypium arboreum isolate Shixiya-1 chromosome 12, ASM2569848v2, whole genome shotgun sequence genome carries:
- the LOC108477837 gene encoding LOW QUALITY PROTEIN: putative U-box domain-containing protein 42 (The sequence of the model RefSeq protein was modified relative to this genomic sequence to represent the inferred CDS: substituted 1 base at 1 genomic stop codon), with translation MGTSIKHGDQQSFFQSLEQQTIAALDAGLSIDDQAHSSVIMGIIDIKNTSFASVFESLLADISSIIESVECIQAEQENFVELGCYLYRVFPAIMELQFSENPPKNTKVIVESLSMNVNLVKDLVGECHKENHPVSDAELAKILAKLVRVIKDIGECLSLIPSTTFGGQKYVETAVWSLSDELQNVHFEFKQPIESQMSYAMQIPSSQMLPFSEESDLYPVDDEVLVPTESSQVLSMPCPVDFIKSTNQRSQEQHENVDKSLVTLPHVAHYIEPLYNTFFCPLTKQVMDDPVTIENGVTYERKVITEWFETSSHQDNIVCPTTGMKLKSRVLSVNVALKTTIEEWKERTEVARIKAARTALSLACXDSMILEAIRDLQRICKRRRNKKVLVVNVGILPLLIRLLGYKDRDVRCEVLELLRQLTEEDDEGKEMIANIMDISAMIELMSSSHQQIRHASLLFLVELSRSQALGEKIGSATGAILMLIRVKFNHHVDSFAAEKADEILKNLERFPDNIKQMAENGFLDPLLNHLTEGSEEVQMEMTSFLGELILSNDSKVYVAEKASTSIIKMVQSGNTIFRNAAFKALSQISSHHPNGKILLETGILNIMAEMMFTRRIYDELMDSKKEAAAILANVLESGVEHDSIKVNTHGRRLSSDYAVYNIIHMLKNSTPEELNINLIRILLCLTKSPKSMDTIVSVVNETEASYTLIELINNPHEQLGVAVIKLLILLAPHVGNTLVERLCKTRGQPLGLMECPSGTNHITEKQALSARFLAKLPQQNLTLNLALLNNNVVPTILERIFLIQRNGTRTSRHATVYLEGLVGILVRFTTTLYEPQMLFLARTHNLTSVFTELVIKTSSDEVQRLSAIGLENLSLESINLSRPPQIKKTGSKKLFRLPNLLSSRSVETRKMPVLCPVHRGACSSETTFCLIDAKAVERLLVCLDHENDEVVEASMAAICTLLDDKVDVDTSVSLLSEINAIQYVLKVVKEHKQEGLLQKSFWMIEKFLARGGNKSVSDISQDRLLPASLISAFHNGNDSMKQMAENILRHLNRMPTPSATYYSM